From a single Deinobacterium chartae genomic region:
- a CDS encoding response regulator receiver protein translates to MNDKPDMNDLMRQAQEAAERARKYARMGRNEVALASADHFEQGAATAYRNRNLEQLQMNLEAARELERALKAKLGVN, encoded by the coding sequence ATGAACGACAAGCCCGACATGAACGACTTGATGCGCCAGGCCCAGGAAGCGGCCGAGCGCGCCCGTAAGTACGCCCGTATGGGCCGCAACGAGGTGGCCCTGGCGAGCGCCGACCATTTCGAGCAGGGAGCGGCCACCGCTTACCGCAACCGTAACCTCGAGCAGTTGCAGATGAACCTCGAGGCGGCCCGCGAGCTGGAGCGCGCCCTCAAGGCCAAGCTGGGCGTCAACTGA
- a CDS encoding redoxin domain-containing protein, which produces MSNLVGQPAPEFTLPSSMGGEVSLADFRGKQHVVLVFYPLDFSSVCSMQLPEYSGMREAFEELDTAVLGINRDSVYTHKAWSAEYGIEIPLLADMTFEVARAYGVHLEDKGMSTRAVFLIDKQGVVRFAYQESAPGQFTLHAEQLLEKIKEL; this is translated from the coding sequence GTGTCCAACCTGGTCGGTCAGCCTGCCCCTGAATTCACGCTTCCCAGCTCGATGGGCGGTGAAGTGTCCCTGGCGGATTTCCGGGGCAAACAGCACGTGGTGCTGGTGTTCTATCCGCTCGATTTCTCCTCGGTGTGCTCGATGCAGCTCCCCGAGTACAGCGGCATGCGCGAGGCCTTTGAGGAGCTGGATACCGCCGTGCTGGGCATCAACCGCGACTCGGTGTACACCCACAAGGCCTGGTCCGCCGAGTACGGCATCGAGATCCCGCTGCTGGCAGACATGACCTTTGAAGTGGCCCGCGCCTACGGCGTGCACCTCGAGGACAAGGGCATGAGCACCCGCGCGGTGTTCCTGATCGACAAGCAGGGCGTGGTGCGTTTTGCCTACCAGGAGAGCGCGCCGGGGCAGTTCACGCTGCACGCCGAGCAACTGCTGGAGAAAATCAAGGAGCTGTAA